The sequence GGCTAAGCTGAAATAATACACCACACAAGTACGCTAagttaaaagaaggaaaaaaaaaagtacataataaattttttttttttctggcatGGAGAGCCGTAATACAAGTATCACTACCCTGTGAAAAATTTCATCCTCCGGCTTTGTATAGATTATTGCCTCATCACTGTCATTACTCAGCTTCATTTTCTGATCAGCATTCTTGTGCTGTAGTTTGCATCCAGAAACAAATAAAACCAATTGTAACTCATCTCTTAATCAAAAGCAACCTACAATAGTAAGAAAAGATGATACGATACTGTACCTTGTAAATTTTActgaaaattatataaaacttaaagCAGAAAGAATTCCTGAGCTCTTCTGTGGGCTTCCAAAGGCAAAACAAGAATATCAGAACACAATAGGGATGCTGTTTCCAGCAGGTAAAGAAACAGACATTTTTCACACTCATCCATCCACAAATGCTATTATCTAACCTCATCTTCTGTAGCCCAAGAGACTTCATCAAAGAGGGCATCGTAAAGAGGTGGCAGAAGCTGGGGAGGAAGATTCACCACACGCTGAGAGACCAGGAGACCCACATTCTGTGCTTGCTCTCCCAAAATTAATCTCAGGCCATCTACTACATCCTTCTCCTGGCATGCTTTAAGGAGGAACTCCTTGATCTCCATGATACATTTATGGTCCTGATAAGTACAAATACATGACTTCTGATCAGTCAAATGTTATGAGGGTCAGCTTATCTACAAATGCTGAAATTACCAGCCAGTCAGCAATCAAACTACATTTGATTCTATCAAAAGGAACTGCTAATCAAGTAACTTTCTCATCAATTCAATATGATATCAGGTGCAGAAGATAATCAGGGTTGAAGCAAGGACTTAAGACCGAACTCACATTTGAgtctggaatttttttttataaatttagtgTCCTTTTATATACAATGTTAATATGAAATGCAAATATATGTGCAAATACATTAAACTAGACGCATTGTCATTGTGTTAGTCAGGTGACCTTCCCTACCCCATCCCTAATAAAACTTCTCTTCTCTTGGGCATATAATCAGGTTATGAGCATATTTTTGGATTAAATAATATTCAggataaattacaaatattcaCCAAAACTATCACCCAAGTTGCACTGTCCCCTTATATCTGAAACTGAGCGACCAATGCCCTAATATAGCtcaaaaattccaaaatggCCCTCTACTGTTCCAGTTTCCCTCAAATTAACAGCAGATTATTCCACAAATGTGCCACCAAACCAAAgtcgacaacaacaacaaaagatgCAACCAAAGCTCTCTTCAGGTTTTTCTCCTTTTCATGTCCATTGATTTGCTTTTAATTTGAGGGCAATTGGAACAGCAGGGGGgctatttgaaattttgagtaACATTAAGAGTTTGCTTGCTTAGTAGATTCATCGCAACTTGTGTAAAAGTCTAGGATAGGTACTTGCATTTACCTAATATTAAATTCAAGTCTATTAAAGGTGAGATAACAGCGGGTCTTTTCTTTATAAGTAAATATTAGACTTTATAAAGAGAAAGAGCAATAATGGAGAATGGGACAAATTTAATAGGGGTCATATTAAATTTGGTGCCACCCCATCCAAAACCACCCCCATTGACATCCCTAAAGCAGTAGAAAAGTCAAACAGATTGAAGCCATACTTCTGCATATCTAACTATATAACAGCACACACTCCTACTGTTTTCAATGTGGTACAAACATTATTGACTGGCAATTGCAAACATATATATCAGGAGACTTAATAACAGAGTCAGTTTGTAGTACATATGCCACACCACTGAAAGAAGAGATAAACATTGCAGAAAATATGGCTGGGATTTAGAAGTATTTGTCCCTTGCCTTATATCTTCCCAGGTTTAGAGCAGTCACAATAGAAAAAActccatcatcttcatcacccTCTATTTTAACAACAGTCCCCACTGTGGTCTGTCCCAATATCAAGTCAACAAAACCAGTCAAATCCCACTGCTTATTATCAAGGTAGGCTTGCAGCAATGTCTTCACTCCATGAAAATCATTGGATTTTGGATCAAAGAATGCAAAATCTGCTTGAACGTTTCCCTTCACATTTACAAATTCAATTTGCATGAATACACACACTAAATCAACATGAGAAACAACGATCAAAACTTAATAAGATTTTATGTGATGTAAACAATTGTAGTTAAAATTAttagaattatgattaagtgattaaattcaccatttcctaatagcttaagctaTATAAAGTCAAGGATCGAACTCAGGATctcttgctctgataccatgttaaattaccaattctcctaaaagcttaagctattgagatatggtaaatttaatcatataaCCGCAAACTTCTAACACTCCTTCTCACGTGTGGGCTCAAACTACCTTTTCATAGGTGAGCTCCCAACATGTGggaatttaaatgggaggtagagtggagaAGACACAGATCGAACTTAAGAGCTCTTGCTCTGATACtatgttaaattattaattctcccaaaagcttaagcaattaagaaattgtgaatttaatcactaaaccctaattctaataaaaataataatttatattgcaagaaagaaaaaacgcTTACATCAAACTCCTCTTCATCAGAAGACTCAGATGGTTCACTCCTTTTTTCCAAAGTATCCCTCAAAATTCCGTTATCTAAAAACAGAACAAAAGAGCAAGTATGGGCcttatttgaattgtttttgaaaacttttctcAAAAACATGCTCTCGAGAAAGGGAATAGAATACCGTTTcatgcttttttttaatatcaaatgCGTTTGAAAAGATGTAACTAtagaattgtttttcaaaaaataaaacaccaaaaaaaatttaatataagtaAACAAATTCATTGAGAGCGCAAGGCGCAACCCACATACATGAGAAGTATACAAGTGATACATACACCAAGAatcaagaaaaaacaaagagattAAGAAATTCTAGCAAGTTTGAAGAATAAAAAGAGTCACTAGCAACTAAGCAATTGTAAAGGATTTTCAATAGTAGTGGCTTCAACTCAGAGGCTGTTTTCTCATGATCTTCAGACCTATGCACATTACATTCTCTCCAAATACAGCAGATAACGCATAAAGGAGTGGCATTCCAAATGCTTGCATTACAATGCCTAcaaagccttccattccagcaaGTGAAAAATCCACCACCCACCTAGGCATGACCTGCTACAGCCCAAACAACATAAGGCCATATCCCAGAGTTCCTTGGCTACTTCACAATGGAGGAGTATATGATCCATGGTTTCCTCACTCTTTTTGTACATACAACAACAATCCACAACTATAACATCACACTTCCTCAAATTATCCATCATTAGGATTCTACTAAACACTATAATCTATGCAAATAATGCCACTCTCAGAGAGTTCTTGGTCTTCCAAATACTATTTTAAGGGAAAGGGGTTCCGCCATTAtacgttgttttttttttttttttttataagtaacatTAGAGGTCAAAACTTTATAATACATTTAACCTACAATGGCTTATGGAAGGGATCCAATAAATCTTACCCTCTCCATCTCTCCTCAAATTATTGGAATAAAGAGgattaggaagaagaaaaacaatcaaACTCCCAATCCAACAAGTTTCTCATGAACCCAATGTAATTAAACATTAGACATTCATATACTCTGCCACTAAAACCTCCTTATGACAGGCTATCTTAAACCATTAGGCATCCATAAAATAGAGAATACTTGTTTGGAtggtgaaaactgaaaagagtTTAAAACACTGAAAACTCACAAGGTGCCTGGTTAATTGTTTCTTTGCTCAAAAGTTTTTTAgtacattctctctctctgagcACACCCACACGTGTGCCCCCATACCCTCCTTCACATGCACAAAGATAAAgtaaatccaaaaccaaaaattgcAATGTAAAGCTTCACACTcccaaaaacaccaaaaatccCATAaagaacaaaatccccaaaataATCCCAATTTGAACCTCAACCAAAACCTCCTTTTTTGTTTCATCCAACACCACCTAGAATGTCTCCAACCTATAAATCACACCCTGATTTTTATCTCATAAAACTACTTTCCCATAAACCACTAACATGTAATATAGAATGGGTAGGTGCACAACGTAGAATTTGTGTTTGTGCTTGTATGGGTGTGAGGAAATAGGGGATGGCAGAGAGATGGCTAGATGTTTTTGTGTGTACTATATACATTAGAGACAGATGGTTTTGGTTGTCTCTGAATGAATGTGTTTTTGTGTCAAGGTGCAAATAGGCCAAATCAAGTGTTATCAATGGTGGAAGCAAAACATGATTAATCGACCATGTTAAGGACCAATTTGGCCAGTGATTGAGTACCAGAAGGCATCGAAGCAAAAATCTATTGATGAGTGGTAAAGACAGGGTAGCAAGGGCTCAAACTTGATCTCTAGTAGTGGCAGAGATAGAGGATGCAAAGTCAGCTAGAGGCAACCAATGGCTCATGCCTACAATTCAGTGGTTAGCTAGTGAAGTAAGATGCGCCGATGTGGGGCTGCAGTGTAGGTGTGGTAAATAGTGTGTGAGGGGGCAAAGGCTGACTGTTTTAGTTGGAATAGAATGAACAAATATGTACACTTTTTTGCCACTTTATTAATGCTTTTGTTATTAATGAGACACTATTCCCTCTGTGTTTTCAAGGTTTCAAGAACAAACAActaaataaatcttttaaaGATGTTCTCAACAACCATATATACATGGACGACCAAATCTGCCTTGCCAGCATGCTAGAAGCCCCCATTACAGATTGCAGCATAACCCAGCTCACTCCAAACAAACCGAGCACCATAGCCCACAAATCCATTGCAATTggacaatgaagaaaaagatgatcaaccgattcaccattacacttgcacatgtagcaccaatccaatatccaaacctTCCTTTTCCGTAGATTGTCAATCGTTAAGCATTTCTCTAAAGCagcagtccaaacaaagaaagctacTTGAGAAGGAATCTTTTgtttccaaatgcttttccaaggaaaGGAATAGTCATTAGAGCCTACTAAGAGACTATAATAATCCTTAACCATGAAGCCCTTCTCACTATCAGATTTCCAGCACATCTTATCCTCCTCAAACCCTCTTACCGAAGTACCATATATGGTATCCATGAAACCAGCCAGCGCCTCTAATTCCCGCGCATGCACATCCCTAAAGAAATTGACATCCCAAAACAAGGTTCCATTATCAAACTTCATAATCTCAGCCACACTAACCTCCTGATTTTGGCAAAATCGAAACAATTCAGGATGGTTGATGGTTCCCTATTGTTTATTGTGGTgcctttggagggagagaaatagtcggtgctttgaagataaggagagatcCATATCAGACttgaaactatttttctttagaactttaatgGATTGGT comes from Castanea sativa cultivar Marrone di Chiusa Pesio chromosome 3, ASM4071231v1 and encodes:
- the LOC142628175 gene encoding protein BCCIP homolog, whose protein sequence is MPRRPTRHQRLLKPRPLTFSSFSRSAAQVASSYLAKRRMQESKLHRESPLNSTDNGILRDTLEKRSEPSESSDEEEFDGNVQADFAFFDPKSNDFHGVKTLLQAYLDNKQWDLTGFVDLILGQTTVGTVVKIEGDEDDGVFSIVTALNLGRYKDHKCIMEIKEFLLKACQEKDVVDGLRLILGEQAQNVGLLVSQRVVNLPPQLLPPLYDALFDEVSWATEDEPTEELRNSFCFKFYIIFSKIYKHKNADQKMKLSNDSDEAIIYTKPEDEIFHRLSQWSFSFPLHTQQPTHELRNYRFMGLVMAVEAEKISTFRQELKSLINES